The genomic stretch ACTGCCTGAACTGCATAACGTTTAATTTACGATCCGTATGtatcgtcgttttttttttttggagagGTATGGATCGATCCGCAgggttttgaaaatcaaagtaaAGTTTCTGTGTAATGTTGCTGtcaatatgaatatttatgtTGCACGAAAATCATTGCATACGTTATGTTTCATATTATTTCCTGAAATATCACCGAGTGTGCCAATTGTACCAGAGAACGTATGTACCAACGACGCAACTGTTTTACCGACGGAACGGTCATGTCTGCCGTCTACTTGCTGACTTACAATTATCAATAACACAATTATCTAAAGTCCTAGGGATGCATtccgatgaaataaaattttcattgcagaTCGTCGATATTATCAGAGATTATTTAAGTGATTCCGCGGTATTGAATTGAACCGTATAGATAATTATCTTTTTCAATGAATAGATTCTTCATCAGCGCGCAAATATAATGATTGTtcagttttcaaaaatggtcagaaaattaaaagaacgTTTATTAATGCAAGatcaggaaaaatttttttgcatgaCAGAATTGCAGTTTACATGGAGATAATAGGAATCAACGCCTCATGTTAATCATACAGGTCGGCGACGAAATCCtcctttaaaaaaaactttatagaTATGAAGGTTTCAATGTGCTGAATCTGCTTTTCGCTgtcacgtatatgtatattacgtgatatgattgttttttttagcAGATTTTTGTTGGTCGATTCGCCGTAAAACTCCAATCGATgatatgaaaagaaagaaaaccacAAAATAATTAGAATTATACTTAGTTTAAACTTTATAACTTTGTTTTCTGTAAATACTGTTGTTACCATTAGTGtttgattataatttgtaAGCAAAAATagcattttattaaaaaaaaaatatatatatattacagaaAAGTATACGTGgtacgtattttttattacgataTTTGGATTCAAGAGCATCAAATCTATTATAATTACACATAATGATGAAatcgagagaatttttttttttttttttttgcggacTACGAATCACTATCAAATTTATGCGAAAATTAATGGATCAcgcggtgaaatattattgacaATGGAAGATCGTTGTTTTTATGCGCGAAAAAGTGTTACATAAAACCGATAGGGTAGGCGTTCATCCCTCAAACGCGTACGGAAGAAGATAATGGCAGcatgaaatgatttgaaaCAAGCTTGCGACAAAGTTTTAACAAGGAtgaatatattgaaatttcaacacaAAATAGTAAGTTTCAATCCACCAGTTCAATTATTTGctcattttcaagaatttcaaatcgaagggaaataattttattggcAAATAAATCTGCTTTTAAGTTTCTGTTCACGTTTTGCGCGGTATTAACACACAGACTTTGAGCGTCCAGTCCAATTAGAAGTTTTACAGTAATTTTAACGTTTGTAAAATTGTGGACAGAAACCATCGGTTCCTGTGTGAAATATGTTAAATCTATAACGCAATTAATAAATGACCTTTGTAAGTGAGTGCTGCTCTTTTTCCAGCAATTTTTCACCTGCTTGAAGCCTAAAATGACCAGCATCGGTGAATCGGAatcttcgaaaaaatttgacctAAAAAATGGGATTCAAATTGcaatttcgatattgctcaaatcgcATGTTGCCAGTGTAGACGTAACAGACAAGTATTCTGCAAATGGAGTATTCCAGAAGCCAGAAAATGTGATAGATAATGTTCGTATCGTAGAAGATGATTTGAAGGTTGAcagtttaaacaaaaaaaatcatcttcatACGTGTAGATACTTCCTTGTTAAAATGGCGTCTATTGcttggaattttttgaatgtttcaaatatattcccgcaagaaatataaaattttttaataatttataagtcAGCTCCGATAGAAATGGTGAAAGGAGTCACCAGACAGATATGAATTGATTCTGCCAAGCAATGTATCgtatgatttttaataatatatgtaatttatattattaatatgctgatattatattatgattaaaaaacatattaaaacggtataaataatttattttctgatTTCAATCCAATCATACACACACATTAAAAATACGGTAACTCGGAGAATTTTAATTctatgaatttgaaaactcaGGTTTCAAGTTTACTAAAGCCAAggtttaatttgaaaacgtgTGTCAAATGGATTGGTAATAAAAAACAAGCGAAAATATTCggtgacatttttaaaacaataatcCAGTTTAAATGCCTTGATCGAAAAAtgtgacaatttttcaataacgtAACGCAGCATTTTTCAGTCCATGGGttttaaatattgaagaattttttcagcactTATTCAGCCGCTATTGCTAAATctttgaatgaatttcaattttttatcctaaCAATTGATTCTAcgtattaaataatattcactTCGGTTAATACTGAAATATAAGAATATATTTACAGAACTTTATCATCAAGCGAGACTTGTCCCGGTCTTAAGACCTGCCTAACATTCATATTGACGCGGGATTCAGAGATGTATGACATTATTTTATCCCAATCATGGAACATCGTCTTCGATTTGCAATCGTTCACAGACTCTTCATTTTTCCAAGGTGTAGAATCTGCTTGTAAGATTTTAGGTACACCGTGATACCTCAGGCGAGAACCTTTTGACATGACAACAACATCTCCACTTCGAAGTAACAGGGCATCTGCTGGATCTTCAAGCGACAAGCCTCCGATTAGAAATATTCCAGTCTGACCAAAACTGACAGAAAATAACGGTGCATCATAATCCATTTCTGATTTATCCGTATGCCCAGAAAGAGTTGAATTCATTCTGTAATAATTGACTATAGCTGATTCTGCTTTGAAATGACATAGACCAGAAATTCTCGCAAGATATTCTGTAAGGTCTACCATGTCATCAGGTATTTCGCCTTTGGAGTTTTCGGAGTACACTTTTGTGTCCCAATTGTGGTGATAACCTAGAGTTGCCCATCTCAACTTTGGCAAAAGAACTTTGGCTCGCTCAACAttactgaaaaattcaaacgagttTGATTGTGAGctaatgagaaaaaagttctTTCTTTAATGGACTTAGATTAGTATGCAATACGTAACAGTTTCAAAATGTGAAATAGAGATCTCGGAAACTGTAGTACATATAACTTAGtcagataaattaaaatataattaaatattcggAGTTGCCTTCACCCAAAAATCGACATACTCAGAGCACACATCCCACCAATCTTCATGCTCGGATAAAACCCGGTGCAAATCAAGATTCGTTTTGTTTGGCTTCCTGGAATAATCTTTAACGCATCTTGTTATCCAATACCGATGACCGGCGTTTGTGAAAggattttctataaaaatgaGACCTGCAAAAAGAGAGAATGCTTTAGCGGAAAGTGTGTTGGTTTGAATTAGttgctaaaatttttatcgatcaaTTTACCCGGTTTGGcgataatttcgtaaatattCCAATCCTCGGTAGACCTGAGTCCTAACGAAGGCTGCTCCTCCACAATGTCAacaggtgaaatttttctaacctaAAAAACATCCCcatcaaaaaatttccaagttcTCATTCCGAGCAGCTGGATCTTACTTTGGATAAATCTGGCGTTTTAAGATCGATAACAGCATCAAGATCAGGGAGCGGGTCCCTacttttgtaatatttaaaaGAGTCTTTGAACATTTCTGTCAAGAATTTAATCGAGCATCCATTTTTAAAGGGATGATAATGAATGATAATGGGTATCTATAGAATATATATCAGTGATGCATGGTCTCTACGCGTATGCATACGAACATATAGAAATGCGTTGGAATTTTCAACACCAAGTAGCGTGCTGAACGCGCTCTCGTGCTCTAAAGCATAAGTCGATGATTAAAGGCCGAAATTCAGAGGAtctgtcggtaaaacagactgCGTTGATGAAATTTGTGGAATACGTCGTTTCGTTAATCACGTCGCATTAACATATCCAGTTATCAATAATGAGTGAAtcagttttcaaataaatgcTGAATTcattatacgaaaaaaaaaatcgaagaggAAAATTAAAACACACCATTTTCAGTTCTCCTCTTCAAtagttggaaaataaaatagttaaAAATCATGTGGTAGAAATTCCGTTTCATCTAAAGacgtatatttgaaaaacgcaTCAACGCGCACACTAATTTAGatcattgattgaaaaattagagGCTCGTTAAACTTCAACAGCTAAGAAATGGCTGGAATTCAAACATTGGAATCGATTGTCGATTGTCGGTATGACAATAGCGAATTATACTTGTCATCAGGAAGATGTCGATCACGGAAATAAataaggtataaatatcaagtAGGTCTGTCTAATTAATTGTAGAACGAAttagttaaaatttatttcaacagcaaATCGATGATTTGTAATTCCTTCACTTTGAAAATCCTTAAAAAATCTGACAGATCGATCGTTTTTCAACCAATCGCGCTAGTCGATTTCGACTTCGACGTACATATCTCGAAATATCAAaatccacgtatctcaaacgcaaaaaagggCTTAATAGCCCCATTCTGTGCACAATTCCGAGCAAAAATACGCAATTTCATTTACATTTGATGCACGAATAAAGTAATTGCATGGGTTCTACGAAATAGCAATAGTAAATTTGTAGAAGTCTtgccatttcttcatttttgcgTCAAAtgataatacatatgtattagagtgtttttgttcagaatcgCGTAcagaatggggctgttaagcCCTTGTTGCATTTCAGATACGTGGACTTCCATATTTGGAGATACATGATACGACACTTTGAAATCGACTAGGACACCtccttaaaaaaatatagctAAATGAAGTGCGGCGCTCTTGAATTAGACTCCGTAATAATAACCAAGGTGGTAAATAGGCtgtatacctacacctacTGCGAAGATTGAAAATCTGGCTCGGACTTGAAAGTTGTAAAATGAAACGGTGCGAGTAAATACACGATAGAACGAGATCGTGTGCAGAGAATAGCCGTGGCGCTTCACATACGTCCAACGCGCCTATTATACGTATGGATAGACCCTAGgcatacatatagatatgtgCCTACGTACCTACACGCATTATTTCGCAAGCAtgcagtgaattttttcaccaacgtTCCTCACCACGCACGGGAACATCTAATAATACTATGAGAACATTATGTGCTGTGGGTGACCACATCGAATATGTTAATaacatagaaaaaaacattcaacgcTAAGGCGAGATCGTATGTGCATATGTGGGGTGACATACACTCGCAATTTGTGTACCTTATTCATGTATATCACAAACACTTGCTTAAATATACGTGTAACTACACATACAGCGTATAGGCCGAGCTATATAAGAATTACACACAATCTGCTTAAATTTATGCAGAGTACCTtactattaatttattatatgcctataggtataatatgcaTAGATGGATACATAATGCTGAACAGTGAGCTTTCAAAAAGCCTTGAGGTGATCATTCGGCGAGTGGACGAAGCGGCATACCTTTTGTTCTATGAAATCATTCTATCCCAGTGCAGTCGACTATGTGTAACGTGACTTCCTGCAAGCGAAGTGACtattatatgaaaattatacctGCACCTAAATTAGTCATAAGTGATTAGTCTTTGAGGACGGGCTGGAAAAATATCGGACATTTTCTCACAACAATATTACGTTACTGTGTCTACctgtatgatatttttttttaatataggtAGGCAGGTATCCATCGCATATGCGTAACGGAGATACGTTGCTAATTACATATCTCGTATATTATCCGTAACTCATTCAATCACAAGGTTCTTCATACGTGAGAATATAATTTGAACACATATTAGGCATACATTACAAATTGAGCAGCTTGTAATCGATAATGTATagttatatgaatatataaatcaGTATCTGCATATTGCAACAGGTTTTCAGCACGTGTACATATTATTAAAACCAAAAATAGAGACATTTCGATAAACCCTGCGTACCgcgatttcaaaataaatcgaatGATCTTCAATTTGTCAACTTTTGAAAGCAACGAAACAGTCGATACATGATACATATTCATTACGTAcaagtatgtaaaaaaaagtcgtatATAAAGTATTCTAACATTTCTAAAACGTTGCAGATCCTTTAAAATTATTGCCATTTTTGAGACAAGTCGAAACCACAGTTTTCCACGATTCAATACCAGCTTTGAGGAGTGATCTGCAATCAActatgttcaatttttatattgattttcattttagcCTTACAGCtgcatattgaatttttttgttattcagtAACGTTTCGTTGCCCAATTTTGTGCGTAGATACGAAGTTGTACGCTTGAGTCTGGACGCATGCTCGAAGATAAGTGATTTCTCAAGAGTTAATAACTAGTTGATGGGGTGCTTCACAACTTCTTGAAGGCTGATCACCTCGTTACAGTTTTCCGAATTCTTCGTAAAACAAACCTGTATTAACGAGCTTTGAAGTGTTAccctgaaacgaaaaaatctgaaCTAACATCACAAAGACAAAATCCAATATTGACTTCCGTTTCGAATGAATTCGATCTGTAACCGCGACTTCAAAATCTGTCGTTCaacgagagcacggcgtcggGTTAAAATCTCAACTAGCTAGTGTGTACATAAATATTGGGTTACGTCGGGCACGATAATCGGCTACGTTGCATAAAGGCGATCCGCAGAGCATCGCAGATGCTTTGGCGGGTGGCGCAGCCGCAACGGCGACGACGGTGGCGAGATGCATAACAGCTCCATATACCCAGCTGGCAATCGGTATATCGGTGCGATTTGAGTTCTCAATCCGTAGAGCGGAGGAGAAAATAAGAGGCCGATCGCGAATTCCCTGACAGTTTCATGTCAACAAATGTCGCGTCCGCGAGTCGCACCCAGCTTCAATTCCCTCCTGAAAAGCGGCCAGCCAATCAGAGGCGAGAAGTACGCCATCTTCGGCCAATCGCGTCGCCGCTTGGTGACGGCAAGTGCTAAAAATAGCTTGTATATATCTAGGCCGGTTGCGGCCGCGAATACTTTACAGTCGTGCGCCGGCAGCCGACGGGAGAAGGCCTAAGGTGGTCGTGTCTGATACCTTGAAGTTAGCTCGAAGGTAGGATTCGAACCTACAACATCATGCTTTTCGAACGCGCATGTAACGTCCCGAAACAAACCGCGCATGCTACCCATGCTTGACGTCTatcactgtatatatatatatatatatacatacaacttCGAGGCTTCGTTGCGTTTCTTTAATACTTACCTATGATACGTAGTGCGGTGTTTGATGCTGTGCAGAACTTTTATCGGCTGGTCGAAATCCCCAACCAATTAAATTCCGCACCTTCTCCCGCTGCACCAGTGATACAGTTGACCAAAAGTGTATATCGTATATTACACACCTGTATTTAAGAGCAACGCGAAGAACTTTACTTAACAGACGAAACGGGGGAGGGGGGCTTGGATACGCGGAGCaagtgatttgaaaatcgCGGTTTTCCCGCTCCCAGAGTGCACTGGTTACACGGATTATCGGTAAAGCAGCTTTCCCACATTACGAATATCTTCTTCGATCGAGTctttatttcgatatttttccagCTTCTCCCGCGGCCTTGGACAACTTCCAAGTTTAGTTTTAACAACTGATGCCGGTCCGGTGTTGAACTTTAATGTTAGTCCTCGTTGCACGTATGTGTGTACTTACTTCGCGGTGGGTTCCCGTGGGTTCGAGGATTCCATGTAGTTTCACACACTGGGTATACCCACGACGACACAGAAATGCCTGcatacacgttttttttttttttttttacgcgtcAAACTTGTGTATTGTGTACTCTTTTTTGTGGGGGGAGTGAGAAGTCACGTGCTGTGTCGCGGACTTCAAGTATATATGACATTTACGTAAtgcattgtatgtacatacatacgtatgtgtaACTAGGTTTATAGGATTTTTTAGCGtctgaaacagttttttttttctcatatttgtAATGCCACATTAATATACGTATCtattaatgtatattataggATTACGCGTATCACGTTATACCGATATGCTTGCAACGAACTGTAAATGACCGGCAAATACATCGTGGAGTGTTAAACAGTATGTAGTTTGATCGGGACGTGTCGGTTCTAAATAGCTAGCTTCTAAAAATACGCGTAAATAAATCAGCTTGCTTGCACTACATTCGTGCACTATTGGAAAATGTCTTCATGACGCCAGAGCCAGATTGTTATCGCCATTTTAttaccacataacctaagttttcaatttttaatggaGACAATTCGTAATTCTTGAATCTTCAATTTCCTTACGTCACATAAATTCATGAAAAGTCATCAATGATATATCTGTTCTACCACCCAAACGCGAAAAAACACGACCAACGGTCAGGGGACTTATTACGGTTTTCAAATTCCACATTTCTCAccatccaagcattctgattggttgactAAACTTTGCGAACCAATCAGAGTGCTCGGATGGtgggaaatgtgaaaagtgaaaaatcgtaATGCCTCATtacattagtttgatttttccccaccagatgacgcattggAAAGTGACAATCCCAATAGCTGTAATATTCTGGGTATGAATTCGcaccaattttttattccttgtctCCTGCAACACAGCGACAAATAGTACCTAGAGGACAATACGCGACCAAAGAAGTAGGTTTTTCAAAAGTTCGAGGAAACAATAAGCAGCCATGATCGAACGTTCCTATACGTAAAAAACTGTTACCAACCGGATACACCGATGTCGCAATTACCATTTTCAACCATTATCATTCTTTCTCGGTCAGATATCGTTATTCCTTTTGCGAAATTACATATTTCGGATTCAATGTCATGTGGAAACCCTTAGGCTTCAAATGACGCGAGAGGAGTTTGAAAATGTTTCGAATGCAATAAGTTTTATCTGGAGGCAAGATTATAACGGATTGAGTTACATTTGATTGGAACTGTATCCCCTTTATGACGTATTCACATCGAGAGAGAAATCCCTAGTTGTGGTTACTATACGGTTTTTAActatgttcatttttttttaaccataaaCCAAGCATATCCTGctgggtaaaaaatgaaaatattttttgtacaagCTGTAACCAGAAAATCCAGCATGTCTTACTATTCTTTTTGATCATGGCCTCTTACATATCCATGTTGTCTTGTAACTATATTACGATAATTTGATGTTGACGCAACAAGAAATTGCTGTCAAAGCCttatttactaaaaaaaaatatagtaaacTAAACAAACAGATCTGTTGTttcaatgagaaaaaaagttagtttgGATAACTACAATGACATTGAATAGTCACTTGCACtacattttcttgtaattccaATAGCATTTAAACCGTTGTTGTAACGGCACTCATTTTACGAGACTTTTGTTGTAGACCTCGGTCGTGGCAGATTCTTCATTTAGCCTATCACTTAATTAAAAAAGCATTAAACGTTGAGatcattatacacatataatatatgggatataaatattaaattttgtatGGCCTATTAGAAAATTCATGAATGTTACCAAAAATCAACGCATATAGAATATGCATAGCAGGTATCAACACATTTGACGAGCAGGCTTGAGAAGCTGATTTGTTTTCTCCTTGATTATTttccgagaaaaaaataaaaccgagACATCTATAGAGAAATTCCTTAGACATCcttaaatgtataatatgcggtgaatttgattaaataaaGGTAGAAAATCGCACAATTTTCCTCCATTCGTAAACAATATTGACCaatgaaacataaaaattgttattcataTCGCGAAGTGTTCACCTCACGTACACTTTACTTTTAATATATGCATAAAGTTAATCCAATTATCATATTGTAGTCATTACAGGTATCGCTTATAGTTGGCACCGGAAATCTGATATACATATGCCTTAGGTTTATATATTCGTATTTGTAGCCGCAAGTTGAAAAGCTCTATCGCGCTGCAAAAATCGAGAACAAGTCAAATTTAGAAGGTGGAAAGTTACAGAAAGTTGTGTGATCTTTACTGGATCATTTTTTGTCTTCTCTTCGCCTTACATTCCTCTCATCTTGTTACACCGGTATAAGAAATGGTATTCCTCTGTTATTTTCGCATTTTATTCTACGCGAAAAGATGTAATGATTTGTAAAAGATTAGCAAAAGAgcaagaaaaacaagaaaatttaacgaacttacttgcaaaaattctgttttataaaaagaaataaagaaaatagaatcgaattttctttgtttggAATTTTAACAAACCATCGTCACTGGTAGTAAACAAATCAGATTCTTTTTACTGAATTGCTATTCGAGTATTGCTGGACGGTATACTTTTGCATCGTGTTAAGAAATGTTTTAAGGCATCGCGCTGAATTCCAACGCATCGTTTCAACACTAACACCAGGGTTTAACACTCGAGGGGATAtttttacatgtatatgtattcgCGTATATTTACTATTATACACCTTCAACCAgcaagaatttttatattcagccAATATTCTGCccgaataaatagaaaaataaataaaaagcaaagaaCATTCAGCGAACACTTCGACTTTTCGCAGTAAAATTTCGCTACGCTCGGCGCGAAagcgaaaataatttatttcgaaaattcaaaatggacGAATACATCTGCTTATGCAATAACACGTAGGCATGGATCGAAATTCATTGTAAGTCGGACAGAAAGTATTGTACAAAACAGCGTATGTAGGTGTATGTGTACGTTATAGGGTGTTTTATCTGAAGGTaacacttttttaaatttgttgtacgtagcaaaaaaaaaaaaaaataataaaaataaaaaataataataaaaattccttgcgagaggaaatttgttgaatgcaattttttaaattctctctcgaaattccaactttttctccatttctttcattctttcaccTCCACACATTGTTACAATTTATAATATGGAATTGATCGTGAAAGCATTTTGGAGAGAatcaaattttgtataaaaattcatctttaagttttacaagaaaaatttgaatgccaTCTTTGTAGAGAAGTCAACTCTGTCAAGTGCTTCAAGGAATTAGTCCGTGTTATTAAATGAGCGTGaaaggtaaaatttttgaatttcgagagcaattttttgaaattatatttaagagatattttttcgcgaggagttttttttttctatgtagAACGGGATTTCCAGTTGATAGTGAAAAAGCGAATGTTGTTTCCGAATGGAACTCCATAATCTCtatggggcattccgtgcCAAATCACCCAGCCTAGTACCCTGACTACTTTGCGTGCTTAAATATTTGACAGTTTTCATTCGAAACCACAGAAAAGgtgttgaaagattttttttcaaatccatttactaaaataaaattgcttaAACTATCTAgaaatctcaattttttttcttatctcgtaaaaaattacatacatTTCATGATAGAACGATGATCGATGATTTTGAGACTAAAGTGGGAATCACGTTTCGGCTTTTGCCATCTCTTGTAACTGAAGTTCAATATTTAATCTCAATCATCacaacataaataaaaaataggttTTAAATAATAGATGTATTTGAAATagcttaaataattatttttttcccccaataTTTCCCCAAAGTTAAGGACTGTCACAAGGAAatcacaaaattgaaaaatgtgaaattgtcAGGTTCAGAGGCTTGGcgatttggcatggaatgTACCACGAGCTGTCTACACACACTCGCTTTAAACGGTTTATCCTAATCGCGAACCGTATAACACCGCCGGTTGTTAGCCGCTTGTAAAACCACTTCCTTTTTGATAACTTGAGGAAATATAAGGATATAATAGCTTCTGTACAGTCATAAAACGgagtgagagaaaaaaccACACCGTTCAGCGAAACGACGATAATCAGAAGAATAAACTATATACGTAAGGGTCGAGTTCTCGTTACAAAAGGTAATTAAGTGAGCTTGACGTTATTTTAACGTTTGCTTTAAAACCCAATACTTgccaaaaaattgtataaattcatCAAGATTATCGCATTGTTCGAGAGTTTAGCTTGACTTGACTTATTCGTACAAGTTTAATTAATACAACGcaaatataagaataaaaaaaaaaattgttgccgTTTTCGGTTACCGGTTATTTCTTTGACTCTTATtttccttagtttttttttctttttcttttcttgtgcctcgggtaaatgaaaaaaaaaaaaacaaaaaaaaacaaaaagagaatACTCTCGCGGTATTgaaataaagagaaataaataagaagGGGTTTTAAAATCTCGGTTGAAAATAGACGCTGCGAAAATACACTTCGCTTCCAAGCGTACGTTTGCCAGCAGGTGTCTTGTCAACGGGTTGTATATAAGAGAGTTGTCCATGCGTTCTATTGAGcttttgtataatacatacacaccCCTGCAGTATAACCATGTATACAGGACAGCAAGACAAATAAATAAGAGTAATCAAACTGCGTGCATGTATTTTACACGTAGGCATACCAATTACGACTtgattaaaaaagtaaataaattttaaacatacACAAGGATAATATGAATTTCATGGAAACGTTGCAGCGTGTATGCGATTGTGTGAATATTACACTACATTTGCTTGGTAGAAAGGATAAACGAGAATAATACATTGTGAAACGAGTGGGTAAAAGTGAAGATTTTTAGTGAgtgtgaaaatgtgaaattatCACACTCACTCGTAATCGTCATTGCCAACTCGTCGCGTGCGATATATTTCTCAATAAATTACGTAATAGTTGGGAAATAGCAAACAACTTTTCCAATATTcgcgaattatttttcccaatttttacCCATTAGTGAAGAAATGGTTTGTCATTTTTCAACTAGAACGTTATTCATTGGGAAATAGCGTCTTTTGTTCGTTTTCATCAGGTAGCCAAATGCGTCTATTTTTACGTTTGAGtggcgaaaataattttttttttcaaacacttcTTCGTTCTTACAAcggattaaaattaaaaaatttctaaatataaattatacgtgtacattagggtggaccaaaaaaaaaaaattatcattttttttcgttagtcaccgtgaaaatatcgttca from Diprion similis isolate iyDipSimi1 chromosome 12, iyDipSimi1.1, whole genome shotgun sequence encodes the following:
- the LOC124413330 gene encoding nucleic acid dioxygenase ALKBH1; the encoded protein is MFKDSFKYYKSRDPLPDLDAVIDLKTPDLSKVRKISPVDIVEEQPSLGLRSTEDWNIYEIIAKPGLIFIENPFTNAGHRYWITRCVKDYSRKPNKTNLDLHRVLSEHEDWWDVCSDNVERAKVLLPKLRWATLGYHHNWDTKVYSENSKGEIPDDMVDLTEYLARISGLCHFKAESAIVNYYRMNSTLSGHTDKSEMDYDAPLFSVSFGQTGIFLIGGLSLEDPADALLLRSGDVVVMSKGSRLRYHGVPKILQADSTPWKNEESVNDCKSKTMFHDWDKIMSYISESRVNMNVRQVLRPGQVSLDDKVL